One genomic window of Streptomyces sp. NBC_01276 includes the following:
- a CDS encoding FAD-binding and (Fe-S)-binding domain-containing protein, which produces MPLLEPKPGALRPHSPGAPAPDRVPDRMAPGTPSVLRTELTGLLGAEKVLWKVSDLVRYATDASPYRFVPQVVVIAEDIDDISAVLSYAHGRQREVVFRAAGTSLNGQAQGEDILVDVRRHWAGIEVLDDGRRARIGPGTTVLRANAALARHGRVLGPDPASAIACTLGGVVANNASGMTAGTTRNSYRTLSSLTLVLPTGTVVDTADPLADEELARAEPALCQGLMEIKREIEADPDLVARIRAKYEIKNTTGYRLDAYLDGTTPVEVLRGLMVGSEGTLGFISEVVFDTVPLDRELTTGLLFFPSLPAAAAAVPLFNAAGALAVELMDGNTLRASVSVAGVPADWAELPKDTAALLVEFRAPDAAGRAEHERRAAGVLAGLELVAPVASVTNTFTGDPAVVSGYWKARKAFVTAVGGARAPGTTLITEDFAVPPSRLAEACESLLALQAEHGFDAAVAGHAAHGNLHFLLAFDASVPADVDRYAAFMEAFCRLTVERFDGSLKAEHSTGRNMAPFLELEWGPRATDLMWRTKRLVDPDLVLAPRILLDRDPRAHLRGLKTIPRVEAVADPCIECGFCEPVCPSEHLTTTPRQRIVLRREMMRQPPGSPVLDGLLDSYGHDAVDTCAGDSACALACPVGIDTGALMKDFRRLRHGPREERAAALAARRFRTVEAAARLAVAAADKITSTVGDRPLTVATEAARKAVRPDLVPLWLPQIPGAAARGMPATRRVGAAAVYYPACVNRIFGGPAGDPGPSLPEAVVAVSERAGRPVWIPRDVTGTCCATIWNSKGYEDGNRVMANRIVEAAWGWTAGGRLPLVVDASSCTLGIAHEVVPYLTEDNRALHAELRVVDSVVWAAHELLPRLEVLRTVGSAVLHPTCSMRRLGDEAELRAVAEACADEVVVPDDAGCCAFAGDRGMLHPELTESATAREAAEVRARQFDAHLSANRMCEVGMDRATGRSYSSALLALERATRP; this is translated from the coding sequence ATGCCGCTGCTGGAACCGAAGCCGGGCGCGCTGCGCCCGCACAGCCCCGGCGCCCCGGCCCCCGACCGGGTCCCCGACCGCATGGCCCCGGGCACCCCCTCGGTGCTGCGCACCGAGCTGACCGGGCTGCTCGGCGCCGAGAAGGTGCTCTGGAAGGTCTCCGACCTGGTCCGCTACGCCACGGACGCCTCCCCGTACCGGTTCGTGCCGCAGGTCGTGGTGATCGCCGAGGACATCGACGACATCTCCGCCGTCCTGTCCTACGCCCACGGCAGACAGCGCGAGGTGGTCTTCCGCGCCGCCGGAACCTCGCTCAACGGCCAGGCCCAGGGCGAGGACATCCTGGTCGACGTCCGCCGCCACTGGGCCGGGATCGAGGTCCTGGACGACGGCCGGCGCGCCCGCATCGGGCCCGGCACCACCGTCCTGCGGGCCAACGCCGCCCTGGCCCGGCACGGCCGTGTCCTCGGGCCCGACCCGGCCAGCGCCATCGCCTGCACCCTCGGCGGAGTGGTCGCGAACAACGCCTCCGGCATGACGGCGGGGACCACGAGGAACTCGTACCGCACCCTTTCCTCCCTCACCCTCGTGCTGCCGACCGGAACCGTCGTCGACACCGCCGACCCGCTCGCGGACGAGGAACTGGCCCGCGCCGAGCCGGCCCTGTGCCAGGGGCTGATGGAGATCAAGCGGGAGATCGAGGCCGACCCGGACCTCGTCGCCCGGATCCGCGCCAAGTACGAGATCAAGAACACCACCGGCTACCGGCTCGACGCCTACCTCGACGGCACCACCCCCGTGGAGGTCCTGCGCGGCCTGATGGTCGGCTCCGAAGGCACCCTCGGCTTCATCTCCGAGGTCGTCTTCGACACCGTCCCCCTGGACCGCGAGCTCACCACCGGCCTGCTCTTCTTCCCCTCCCTGCCCGCCGCGGCCGCGGCCGTACCGCTGTTCAACGCGGCCGGGGCCCTCGCCGTGGAGCTGATGGACGGCAACACCCTGCGCGCCTCCGTCAGCGTCGCGGGCGTGCCGGCCGACTGGGCGGAGCTGCCCAAGGACACGGCAGCGCTGCTGGTGGAGTTCCGGGCCCCGGACGCGGCGGGCCGCGCGGAGCACGAGCGGCGTGCGGCCGGGGTGCTGGCCGGACTGGAGCTGGTGGCCCCCGTCGCCTCCGTCACCAACACCTTCACCGGCGATCCCGCGGTCGTCTCCGGCTACTGGAAGGCCCGCAAGGCCTTCGTCACCGCCGTCGGCGGGGCCCGCGCCCCCGGCACCACCCTGATCACCGAGGACTTCGCGGTCCCCCCGTCCCGGCTCGCCGAGGCCTGCGAGTCGCTCCTCGCGCTCCAGGCTGAGCACGGGTTCGACGCGGCCGTCGCGGGCCACGCCGCCCACGGCAACCTGCACTTCCTGCTCGCCTTCGACGCCTCCGTGCCCGCCGACGTCGACCGGTACGCCGCCTTCATGGAGGCCTTCTGCCGGCTCACGGTCGAACGGTTCGACGGCTCGCTGAAGGCCGAGCACTCCACGGGCCGCAACATGGCCCCCTTCCTCGAACTCGAATGGGGCCCGCGGGCCACCGACCTGATGTGGCGCACCAAGCGGCTCGTCGACCCGGACCTCGTCCTCGCCCCGCGCATCCTCCTCGACCGTGACCCCCGGGCCCATCTGCGCGGGCTGAAGACGATCCCGCGGGTCGAGGCCGTGGCGGACCCCTGCATCGAGTGCGGCTTCTGCGAACCGGTCTGTCCCAGCGAGCACCTGACGACCACACCGCGCCAGCGGATCGTGTTGCGCCGCGAGATGATGCGCCAGCCGCCCGGCTCCCCCGTCCTCGACGGCCTGCTCGACTCCTACGGCCACGACGCCGTCGACACCTGCGCGGGCGACTCGGCCTGTGCCCTCGCCTGCCCCGTCGGCATCGACACCGGCGCCCTGATGAAGGACTTCCGCCGCCTGCGGCACGGCCCGCGCGAGGAACGGGCCGCCGCCCTGGCCGCCCGGCGGTTCCGGACCGTCGAGGCGGCCGCGCGGCTGGCCGTGGCCGCCGCCGACAAGATCACCTCCACGGTCGGCGACCGCCCCCTGACGGTGGCGACGGAGGCAGCGCGCAAGGCCGTACGGCCCGACCTGGTGCCGCTCTGGCTGCCGCAGATCCCCGGTGCCGCCGCCCGCGGAATGCCCGCGACCCGGCGCGTGGGCGCGGCCGCGGTCTACTACCCGGCCTGCGTCAACCGCATCTTCGGCGGACCCGCCGGCGATCCCGGGCCCTCCCTGCCGGAAGCGGTGGTGGCCGTGTCGGAGCGGGCCGGGAGGCCGGTGTGGATCCCCCGCGACGTCACCGGCACCTGCTGCGCGACGATCTGGAACTCCAAGGGGTACGAGGACGGCAACCGGGTGATGGCCAACCGGATCGTGGAGGCCGCCTGGGGCTGGACGGCCGGGGGCCGGCTGCCCCTGGTGGTCGACGCGTCCTCCTGCACGCTCGGCATCGCGCACGAGGTGGTCCCGTACCTGACGGAGGACAACCGGGCCCTGCACGCGGAACTGCGGGTCGTCGACTCCGTCGTCTGGGCGGCCCACGAACTGCTGCCACGGCTGGAGGTGCTGCGCACGGTCGGGTCCGCCGTCCTCCACCCCACCTGTTCGATGCGCCGTCTGGGTGACGAGGCCGAACTGCGCGCGGTGGCCGAGGCCTGCGCCGACGAGGTGGTCGTCCCGGACGACGCGGGCTGCTGCGCCTTCGCGGGCGACCGGGGGATGCTGCACCCGGAGCTGACGGAATCGGCGACGGCCCGCGAGGCCGCGGAGGTGAGGGCCCGGCAGTTCGACGCGCACCTGTCGGCGAACCGCATGTGCGAGGTGGGCATGGACCGGGCCACGGGACGGAGCTACTCCTCGGCGCTGCTCGCGCTGGAGCGTGCCACGCGCCCCTGA
- a CDS encoding MarR family winged helix-turn-helix transcriptional regulator: MSTGSETDIRDSAADPAPDSTDGVLAEQLLRLTRRLHRIQKRHMEPLGITPAQGRLLRLVAHYGGDRPPRMADLATRLEVVPRAVTTLVDGLEAADCVRRAPDPANRRVIRIELTETGRATLRRLRSARTDAAEEILAPLTAPQREVLGGLLNALADAPAQGGC; this comes from the coding sequence ATGAGCACCGGTTCCGAGACCGACATCCGCGACTCCGCCGCCGACCCCGCCCCCGACTCCACCGACGGCGTACTCGCCGAGCAGCTGCTGCGCCTCACGCGGCGGCTCCACCGCATCCAGAAGCGCCACATGGAGCCGCTCGGGATCACCCCGGCCCAGGGCCGGCTGCTGCGGCTCGTCGCCCACTACGGAGGTGACCGGCCGCCCCGTATGGCCGATCTGGCCACGCGCCTGGAGGTCGTGCCCCGGGCCGTGACCACCCTCGTGGACGGCCTGGAGGCGGCCGACTGCGTGCGCCGCGCCCCCGACCCGGCCAACCGCCGCGTCATCCGGATCGAGCTCACCGAAACCGGTCGCGCCACGCTGCGCCGTCTGCGCAGCGCGCGGACCGACGCCGCAGAGGAGATCCTGGCTCCGTTGACCGCGCCACAGCGCGAGGTGCTCGGCGGCCTGCTGAACGCGCTGGCCGACGCCCCGGCCCAGGGCGGCTGCTGA
- a CDS encoding ABC transporter ATP-binding protein has product MRPEEPKWTPSNESLDPTRPAPADRPRELRRILALFRPYRGRLAVVGALVGASSLVGVASPFLLKAILDVAIPEGRTGLLSLLALGMILTAVVTSVFGVLQTLISTTVGQRVMHDLRTAVYAQLQRMPLAFFTRTRTGEVQSRIANDIGGMQATVTSTATSLVSNLTAVIATVVAMLALDWRLTLVSLLLLPLFVWISRRVGRERKKITTQRQKQMAAMAATVTESLSVSGILLGRTMGRSDSLTKAFSEESEKLVGLEVRSSMAGRWRMSTIGIVMAAMPALIYWAAGIALQTGAPSLSVGTLVAFVTLQQGLFRPAVSLLSTGVQIQTSLALFARIFEYLDLPVDITEREAPVKLDRAKGEIRLEDVHFSYEAKDGPTLTGIDITVPAGGSLAVVGPTGSGKSTLSYLVPRLYDVTGGRVALDGVDVRDLDFDSLARSIGVVSQETYLFHASVGDNLRFAKPDATDEEIAEAARAAQIHDHIESLPDGYDTLVGERGYRFSGGEKQRLAIARTILRDPPVLILDEATSALDTRTEHAVQRAIDNLSRGRTTITIAHRLSTVRDADQIVVLDAGRIAERGTHEELLGAGGRYAALVRRDRDAAQATPGVREPVAGTTEGTTEGTTEGATESTTESATESTAVDPAEGAGRGMPGEPMPTPVNV; this is encoded by the coding sequence ATGCGCCCCGAAGAACCGAAGTGGACCCCATCGAACGAATCCCTCGACCCCACCCGTCCGGCTCCGGCGGACCGGCCTCGCGAGCTGCGGCGGATCCTCGCCCTGTTCCGGCCCTATCGCGGGCGCCTGGCCGTGGTCGGCGCCCTGGTCGGCGCCTCCTCGCTGGTCGGCGTCGCCTCGCCGTTCCTGCTCAAGGCGATCCTGGACGTCGCGATCCCCGAGGGGCGTACGGGCCTGTTGAGCCTGCTCGCGCTGGGCATGATCCTCACGGCCGTCGTCACCAGCGTGTTCGGTGTGCTCCAGACCCTGATCTCCACCACCGTCGGCCAGCGCGTCATGCACGACCTGCGCACCGCCGTCTACGCCCAGCTCCAGCGGATGCCACTGGCCTTCTTCACCCGCACCCGCACCGGCGAGGTGCAGTCACGGATAGCCAACGACATCGGCGGCATGCAGGCGACGGTCACCTCGACGGCGACCTCGCTCGTGTCGAACCTGACCGCCGTCATCGCCACGGTCGTCGCCATGCTCGCGCTCGACTGGCGGCTCACGCTGGTCTCCCTGCTCCTGCTGCCGCTCTTCGTGTGGATCAGCCGCCGCGTGGGCCGCGAGCGCAAGAAGATCACCACGCAGCGTCAGAAGCAGATGGCGGCCATGGCGGCCACCGTCACCGAATCCCTCTCCGTGAGCGGCATCCTCCTCGGCCGCACCATGGGCCGGTCCGATTCCCTGACCAAGGCCTTCTCCGAGGAGTCCGAGAAGCTCGTCGGGCTGGAGGTGCGCTCCAGCATGGCCGGGCGCTGGCGGATGTCGACCATCGGCATCGTCATGGCCGCCATGCCCGCGCTCATCTACTGGGCTGCGGGCATAGCCCTGCAGACCGGTGCCCCCTCGCTCTCCGTCGGCACCCTCGTCGCCTTCGTCACGCTCCAGCAGGGCCTGTTCCGGCCCGCCGTGAGCCTCCTTTCGACGGGTGTGCAGATCCAGACCTCGCTCGCCCTGTTCGCCCGGATCTTCGAGTACCTCGACCTGCCGGTGGACATCACCGAGCGCGAGGCTCCCGTGAAGCTGGACCGGGCGAAGGGTGAGATCCGCCTGGAGGACGTGCACTTCTCCTACGAGGCCAAGGACGGCCCGACCCTCACCGGCATCGACATCACCGTCCCGGCCGGCGGCTCCCTCGCCGTCGTGGGCCCGACCGGTTCGGGCAAGAGCACCCTCAGCTACCTGGTGCCCCGGCTCTACGACGTGACCGGCGGCCGGGTCGCCCTCGACGGGGTGGACGTGCGCGACCTCGACTTCGACTCGCTGGCCCGCTCCATAGGCGTGGTCTCCCAGGAGACCTACCTCTTCCACGCCTCCGTGGGGGACAACCTGCGCTTCGCCAAACCGGACGCCACCGATGAGGAGATCGCCGAGGCGGCGCGGGCGGCCCAGATCCACGACCACATCGAATCCCTGCCCGACGGGTACGACACCCTGGTCGGCGAGCGCGGCTACCGCTTCTCCGGAGGTGAGAAGCAGCGCCTGGCCATCGCCCGTACGATCCTGCGCGATCCGCCAGTGCTCATCCTCGACGAGGCGACCAGCGCCCTCGACACCCGCACCGAGCACGCCGTGCAGCGGGCCATCGACAACCTGTCCCGGGGTCGCACCACCATCACCATCGCGCACCGGCTCTCCACCGTCCGGGACGCCGACCAGATCGTGGTCCTGGACGCGGGCAGGATCGCCGAGCGTGGCACGCACGAGGAACTGCTGGGGGCCGGAGGCCGCTACGCCGCCCTGGTCCGCCGGGATCGCGACGCAGCGCAGGCGACGCCCGGAGTGCGCGAGCCTGTCGCGGGCACGACCGAGGGCACGACCGAGGGCACGACCGAGGGCGCAACCGAAAGCACGACCGAAAGCGCGACCGAAAGTACGGCCGTGGACCCGGCCGAAGGCGCGGGCCGGGGAATGCCGGGGGAGCCCATGCCGACTCCGGTGAACGTGTGA
- the mltG gene encoding endolytic transglycosylase MltG gives MHDESRPPPRRSRLTRRGRLALFLGMLLGLGAAVLIPLLPREEPPEKPRQLLIPEGWRAPQVYAAIDRELRLPLGATKKAVATAALALPAEAKGNPEGYLFPATYPVTSKSTPTALLAYMVETANRNLATKAVADGGKAHGMTPYQTATLASIIEAEAQTPADMGKVARVVHNRLAKSMPLQMDSTLNYALNRSTLDTKLSDTRIDHPFNTYERQGLPPTPIDSPGLRAMAAAVAPTPGDWLFFVTVKPGDTRFSATYEEHKKHVAEFNRLRAAAGAPAPRGS, from the coding sequence ATGCATGATGAGTCCCGGCCGCCACCACGCCGTTCCCGGCTCACCCGCCGGGGCCGCCTGGCGCTCTTCCTCGGCATGCTGCTCGGGCTCGGGGCGGCCGTCCTGATCCCGCTGCTGCCCCGTGAGGAACCGCCGGAGAAACCGCGCCAGTTGCTGATCCCCGAAGGCTGGCGGGCCCCGCAGGTCTACGCCGCCATCGACCGCGAGCTCCGGCTCCCCCTCGGTGCCACGAAGAAGGCCGTCGCCACGGCCGCACTGGCCCTGCCGGCGGAGGCCAAGGGCAACCCGGAGGGCTACCTCTTCCCGGCCACCTACCCGGTGACCTCGAAGTCCACCCCGACCGCGCTGCTCGCGTACATGGTGGAGACGGCGAACCGGAACCTCGCCACGAAAGCCGTCGCCGACGGCGGCAAGGCGCACGGGATGACCCCGTACCAGACGGCCACCCTCGCCAGCATCATCGAGGCGGAGGCCCAGACCCCGGCGGACATGGGCAAGGTCGCGCGCGTCGTGCACAACCGGCTGGCGAAGTCGATGCCGCTGCAGATGGACTCCACCCTCAACTACGCGCTCAACCGCAGCACCCTCGACACCAAGCTGAGCGACACCCGGATCGACCACCCGTTCAACACCTACGAACGCCAGGGTCTGCCCCCCACCCCGATCGACAGCCCCGGGCTGCGCGCCATGGCGGCGGCGGTCGCGCCGACCCCCGGCGACTGGCTGTTCTTCGTCACGGTGAAACCGGGCGACACCCGCTTCTCGGCCACCTATGAGGAGCACAAGAAGCACGTGGCGGAGTTCAACCGTCTCCGGGCGGCGGCGGGGGCGCCCGCGCCCCGGGGTTCCTGA